A genomic window from Homo sapiens chromosome 17 genomic scaffold, GRCh38.p14 alternate locus group ALT_REF_LOCI_1 HSCHR17_1_CTG2 includes:
- the RILP gene encoding rab-interacting lysosomal protein, which yields MEPRRAAPGVPGWGSREAAGSASAAELVYHLAGALGTELQDLARRFGPEAAAGLVPLVVRALELLEQAAVGPAPDSLQVSAQPAEQELRRLREENERLRRELRAGPQEERALLRQLKEVTDRQRDELRAHNRDLRQRGQETEALQEQLQRLLLVNAELRHKLAAMQTQLRAAQDRERERQQPGEAATPQAKERARGQAGRPGHQHGQEPEWATAGAGAPGNPEDPAEAAQQLGRPSEAGQCRFSREEFEQILQERNELKAKVFLLKEELAYFQRELLTDHRVPGLLLEAMKVAVRKQRKKIKAKMLGTPEEAESSEDEAGPWILLSDDKGDHPPPPESKIQSFFGLWYRGKAESSEDETSSPAPSKLGGEEEAQPQSPAPDPPCSALHEHLCLGASAAPEA from the exons ATGGAGCCCAGGAGGGCGGCGCCCGGGGTGCCTGGCTGGGGGTCTCGGGAGGCCGCGGGGTCGGCATCGGCCGCGGAGCTTGTGTACCATCTAGCCGGGGCCCTGGGCACTGAGCTGCAGGATCTGGCGCGCCGTTTCGGGCCGGAGGCGGCGGCCGGGCTGGTGCCGCTAGTGGTGCGGGCGCTGGAGCTCTTGGAACAGGCTGCCGTGGGGCCCGCCCCGGACTCG CTGCAGGTGTCGGCGCAGCCGGCGGAGCAGGAGCTGCGGCGGCTGCGGGAGGAGAACGAGCGCCTCCGCAGGGAGCTGCGCGCGGGGCCACAGG AGGAGCGCGCGCTGCTGCGGCAGCTCAAGGAGGTCACGGACCGACAGCGGGACGAACTCCGGGCGCACAACCGCGACCTGCGGCAGCGCGGCCAGGAGACCGAGGCG TTGCAGGAGCAGCTGCAGCGCCTCCTGCTGGTGAACGCTGAGCTGCGGCACAAGCTGGCGGCCATGCAGACCCAGCTGCGCGCCGCGCAGGACCGCGAGAGGGAGCGCCAGCAGCCTGGCGAAGCCGCGACTCCGCAGGCTAAAGAGCGAGCGCGGGGGCAGGCCGGGCGGCCCGGGCACCAGCACGGACAGGAGCCCGAATGGGCGACCGCCGGCGCAGGCGCCCCAGGGAACCCTGAGGACCCG GCGGAGGCCGCGCAGCAGCTCGGGCGCCCCTCGGAGGCAGGGCAGTGCCGCTTCAGTCGGGAGGAGTTTGAGCAGATCCTTCAGGAGCGGAATGAACTCAAAGCCAAAGTGTTCCTGCTCAAGGAGGAACTGGCCTACTTCCAGCG GGAGCTGCTCACAGACCACCGGGTCCCCGGCCTTCTGCTCGAGGCCATGAAGGTGGCTGTCCGGAAGCAGCGGAAGAAGATCAAGGCCAAGATGTTAGGGAcaccagaggaagcagagagcAG TGAGGATGAGGCTGGCCCATGGATCCTGCTCTCCGATGACAAGGGAGACCATCCCCCACCCCCGGAGTCCAAAATACAGAGTTT CTTTGGCCTATGGTATCGGGGTAAAGCTGAATCCTCTGAGGATGAGACCAGCAGCCCTGCACCCAGCAAGCTAGGGGGAGAAGAGGAGGCCCAACCACAGTCTCCAGCTCCTGATCCGCCCTGTTCTGCCCTCCACGAACACCTTTGTCTGGGGGCCTCAGCCGCCCCAGAGGCCTGA
- the SCARF1 gene encoding scavenger receptor class F member 1 isoform 3 precursor (isoform 3 precursor is encoded by transcript variant 3) yields MGLGLLLPLLLLWTRGTQGSELDPKGQHVCVASSPSAELQCCAGWRQKDQECTIPICEGPDACQKDEVCVKPGLCRCKPGFFGAHCSSRCPGQYWGPDCRESCPCHPHGQCEPATGACQCQADRWGARCEFPCACGPHGRCDPATGVCHCEPGWWSSTCRRPCQCNTAAARCEQATGACVCKPGWWGRRCSFRCNCHGSPCEQDSGRCACRPGWWGPECQQQCECVRGRCSAASGECTCPPGFRGARCELPCPAGSHGVQCAHSCGRCKHNEPCSPDTGSCESCEPGWNGTQCQQPCLPGTFGESCEQQCPHCRHGEACEPDTGHCQRCDPGWLGPRCEDPCPTGTFGEDCGSTCPTCVQGSCDTVTGDCVCSAGYWGPSCNASCPAGFHGNNCSVPCECPEGLCHPVSGSCQPGSGSRDTALIAGSLVPLLLLFLGLACCACCCWAPRSDLKDRPARDGATVSRMKLQVWGTLTSLGSTLPCRSLSSHKLPWVTASSSRPLPAGPLMTPSHPILSLERQMRFLPTVCHPKKGWSLWPRQGRQRPAWLQVLSRPLRTPPRHSPSRAPPA; encoded by the exons atggggctggggctgctgctcCCGCTGCTGCTGCTCTGGACTCGGGGGACTCAGGGGTCCGAGCTGGACCCCAAAGGGCAGCACGTCTGTGTGGCCAGCAG CCCCTCTGCTGAGCTGCAGTGCTGCGCAGGCTGGAGGCAGAAGGATCAAGAATGCACCATCC CCATCTGTGAGGGGCCGGACGCCTGCCAGAAAGACGAGGTGTGTGTGAAGCCGGGCCTCTGTCGATGCAAGCCTGGATTCTTTGGGGCCCACTGCAGCTCCC GCTGCCCGGGCCAGTACTGGGGCCCCGACTGCCGTGAGAGCTGCCCCTGCCACCCGCACGGCCAGTGCGAGCCAGCCACGGGCGCGTGCCAGTGCCAGGCCGACCGCTGGGGAGCCCGCTGCGAGTTCCCGTGCGCCTGCGGCCCCCACGGGCGCTGCGACCCCGCGACCGGCGTGTGCCACTGCGAACCCGGCTGGTGGTCGTCCACGTGCCGCCGCCCGTGCCAGTGCAACACCGCGGCGGCGCGCTGCGAGCAGGCCACGGGCGCCTGCGTGTGCAAGCCGGGCTGGTGGGGGCGCCGCTGCAGCTTCCGCTGCAACTGCCACGGCTCCCCGTGCGAGCAGGACTCCGGCCGCTGCGCCTGCCGGCCGGGCTGGTGGGGTCCCGAATGCCAGCAGCAGTGCGAGTGTGTGCGGGGCCGCTGCAGCGCCGCCTCCGGCGAGTGCACCTGCCCGCCCGGCTTCCGCGGAGCGCGCTGCGAGCTGCCCTGCCCGGCAGGCAGCCACGGGGTGCAGTGCGCACACAG CTGTGGCCGCTGCAAACACAATGAGCCGTGCTCTCCAGACACAGGCAGCTGTGAGTCCTGCGAGCCGGGCTGGAACGGGACCCAGTGCCAGCAGCCCTGCCTGCCTGGCACCTTTGGCGAGAGCTGCGAACAGCAGTGCCCTCACTGCCGACATGGGGAGGCCTGTGAGCCAGATACTGGCCACTGTCAGCGCTGTGACCCTGGCTGGCTGGGGCCCAG GTGTGAAGACCCCTGCCCCACTGGTACCTTTGGGGAAGACTGTGGCTCTACCTGCCCCACCTGTGTTCAGGGGTCCTGTGATACTGTGACAGGGGACTGTGTCTGCAGTGCCGGCTACTGGGGGCCCAG CTGCAACGCCTCCTGCCCAGCCGGTTTCCATGGAAACAACTGCTCAGTTCCTTGTGAATGCCCAGAGGGACTCTGCCACCCTGTCTCTGGGTCCTGCCAGCCAG GCTCTGGCAGTCGGGACACTGCCCTCATCGCGGGCAGCCTTGTGCCTCTGCTGCTGCTCTTCCTGGGCCTTGCCTGCTGTGCCTGCTGCTGCTGGGCCCCCCGATCAGACCTCAAGGACAG GCCAGCGAGAGATGGAGCTACCGTGTCCAGGATGAAGCTGCAGGTCTGGGGGACACTGACCAGCTTGGGCTCCACGCTGCCCTGCCGTTCCCTCAGCTCCCACAAGctaccctgggtgacag CTTCATCGAGCCGCCCTCTGCCGGCTGGGCCACTGATGACTCCTTCTCATCCGATCCTGAGTCTGGAGAGGCAGATGAGGTTcctgcctactgtgtgccaccCCAAGAAG